Genomic segment of Kingella negevensis:
GCGCGAATGCGTACACGGCGTGAATGGGGCGGCGTAAGCGGCGCGGCAAGATGATTGAGCCGACGGGGAAGTTTTCGTAATGGTTTGGGGTGGTCATTTGGGATTACTCCTTGTTTTTCAGGCTGCGTTTTATCATATCGCAGCCTGAAAATAAAATATAGTTAATGCACTTATCTTTTAATACGGCGTTGCTAACGTCCTTACATACTATTCGTACACGGCGGGCGTTGTCGCCTTGTCTTAAAAAATAATTGCATCAACTATATAAATGCAGCCTGAAAACTATCTTCAGGCTGCATTGTTATTGGATTACTTCGCAACTGAATCCGTTGAAGTGCGTTGCTCTGGCTCAAGATTCACAGCCGCGCCTTGGCTGGGCAGCCATTTTTTCTCAACGCGCCATTTGCCTGCTTCATCTTCCACGCGCACATACCAGTGAATGGCTTTGCCCAACGGTTTCAATACCGCCAAATATTCTGCTTTGTCGCCTGAAGTGGGCGAATTGGCGGCTTTCAAGCGCACAATTTGGTCGAGTGCTTTTTGGGCTGGGTGTTGCATGAGCAGATTAAGCGGCTGTGTACGGTCAAAATCGCCACTCACAAATACTTTCGCGGCTGAGCCGTCATCGTTAAACAACACTTGCGCGGTAATGTGCCGTTTACTGGCTTCCACATCACGCTCAATTTGCATGTTGATGTATTTGCCCTCTTTGTAATAGTCGTCAGTAACCATGTCATCATGCCCGTTTTGCGCTATCCAAAAGGTTACGAAACCTGCAATTACAACAATAATCGGTCCTGTCATCAACATCCAGAAAATGGGTTGCTTAAACCACGGCGCGTTATTATCTGTCATACCTTATTCCCCAATAAAAATCGATTTTTCTGTGATTTCACGCGCTTCGCTTTCAGGCTGCCCTTGAATGCGATATTTAAACGTGAAGACAATCGGGTGGCTGCCTTTGTCTGCATATTCAGGCTGCGTAACCACTTGCACAGGCACGGTTATGATTTCGCCTGCTTTTAGCACCACGCCACCTTCTGGCAAACCTGTTACGGCAATGTCTTCAAAACCTGCCACGCTGGCAGTAACCACTTGCACTTTGTCGCTGGCGTTGCTGATACTTAAGTTATACGCATTTTCCAGCAGACCTTGCTTGTTCTCACGCACCATTACGCCACGATCTTTAATCACGTCAATTTGAATGGTTTGGCGTGTAGCAATGCCAGTAAACAAGCCAATCACGGCAATCGCCAAAAAGCCACCATACCACACCACTTTCGGGCGCGTTAAGCGTTTTTTAATGTCTTTGTCTTCGTATTCGTGTTTCAAAACCGCTTCGGTGGTGTAACGAATCAAGCCGCGTGGATAGCCCATTTTGTCCATGATTTCATCACACGCGTCAATACACGCTGCGCAGCCGATACATTGGTATTGCAAGCCGTCTCGAATATCAATCCCTGTTGGGCAGACTTGCACGCAAGCGGTACAGTTAATGCAATCGCCCATATTGTTTTCGCCGCGTTCTGCGTTTTTCTTACGTGCACCGCGTGGTTCGCCGCGTTCGGTGTCGTATGAAATTATCAAAGTATCGTGGTCAAACATCGCGCTTTGGAAACGGGCATATGGACACATGTGCAAACACACTTGTTCGCGCATAATGTGTCCAAACAACCATGTGACAAAGCCGTAAAATGCCGCTGTTCCCAACGCAACCGAGCCTGCCGTACCGTTGAAAATCGCTGGCACAAATTCACGAATCGGAGTGAACCAGCCTGCGAATGTAATCCCTGTCCACGCAGACACGACAAAAATCAGCAAATATTTCAGAGCTTTGATACGAATTTTGCGCGCATTCCATGGCTCTTTATCCAATTTCAAACGCTTGTTGCGGTCACCCTCAACCAAGTGGTCAATCCACAACATCACTTCTGTGTAAACGGTTTGCGGACACGAATAACCGCACCACAAACGCCCTGCAATCGTTGTCCACCAAAACAAGCCAAACGCGGACACAATCAGCAAACCTGTGAGATACAGCAAATCGGCGGCTTCTAGCACCATGCCGAAAATATAAAAATGCACGTCTTCAAGGCTGAACAGCACGGCTTGGCGATTGTTCCAGTTAATCCACGGCATGCCGAAGAAAAAGAGCTGCGTGGCGGCAATCATCAACACGCGCGCGTTGGCAAAACGCCCTTTTGCCATTTTCGGGTGAATGCGTTTTGCGCCTTGATAGAGCTGAATGGTTTGTTCTTTAACAGGTTTTTTTTGTTCTGTTTTAGACATGGTTTGTGCTCCTGTGTTTTTTAATGTACAAATTATACTCTGATTAAATTGTGTAAAAATAAATTAACTTCATAGCTGGATTACATAACAAAAAACAGTCTGAAATCTTTGCGAAACTTGTGTAAGGTGGGATTTACCCCACAAAAACAATAGCAAAATTTATTTTCAGGCTGCAAAATCGTTCAAAATGGTGGGATAAATCCCACCTTACGAGATTTCGCAAGATTTGCAGCCTGAAAATATAAAACGCAGCCTGAAAACCAAATTTCAGGCTGCGTTTATGTTGGATTACGCCAATTTCTCACGAATAATATTTTTCACAATATCCGCATTCGCATCAATCACTTGCACACGTTGCGGCAAATCTTCCAAACCGTTCAACTTCTCAGGGCGCGGAATGTTCACTTCGCCCACAGCTTCGTGAATCGTTTTATCAAATTTCGCTGCCAACGCAGTTTCCAAGCAAACAATCGTTTCGGCTGTTTGACGTAATTCACGCGCCACTTTCACACCGTCCGCCGTGTGTGGGTCGAGCAATTCGCCGTCTGTTTCGTAAACTGATTTGATGATTGCTAAGCGGTCTGCGTGGGTGCTGCTGCCTGAAACGAAGCCGTATTTTTCACGAATTTCTGGCAACTGGTCTTTCAAATTAAAGCCGTTGCCTTGCGCCACTTGCGTCCACAAATCTTGTACTTTGGCAGAATCACGCGCCATTAAGTCAAACACAAAACGCTCAAAATTGGACGCTTTGGAAATGTCCATGCTTGGGCTAGAAGTGACATAAGTGTGCGCGGTGTCGCGTGGGCTGTATTGCCCTGTTTTGAAAAATTCATCTAACACGTTGTTTTCATTGGTAGCAACGATTAAGCGGTCAATCGGCAAGCCCATTTGTTTGGCGATGTGTCCTGCGCAGATGTTACCAAAATTGCCGCTTGGCACGCAGAAGCTGACGCGTTCGCTGTTGTTTTTCGTGGCGCGGAAATAGCCTGCGAAGTAGTAAACCACTTGCGCGACAATGCGTCCCCAGTTAATGCTGTTTACGGTGCTGATATGGTATTTCGCTTTAAATTCGGCATCGTTTTGCACGGCTTTGACGATGTCTTGGCAGTCGTCAAACATGCCGCGCACGGCGATGTTAATGATGTTTTCGTCTTGCAGGCTATACATTTGGGCTCGTTGAAAATCGGACATTTTGCCGTCTGGTGAAAGCATAAATATGTTCACGCCTTTTTTGCCGCGCAAGGCGTATTCTGCGGCTGAACCTGTGTCGCCGCTGGTTGCGCCGAGAATGTTTAAGGTTTTGTTTTCTTTAGCTAATACGTATTCAAACATATTGCCTAAAAATTGCATTGCCATGTCTTTAAACGCGAGGGTTGGGCCGTTGGACAGGGCTTCGATTTTGATGCCGTCTTTCAGGCTGCGTACTGGGGTGATTTCGCTTGTGCCGAAGGTTTCTTCGATGTAGGTGCGAGCGAGAATGTCGTGCAAATCTTGGGCAGGAATGTCGGTGGCAAATAGGCTGATGATTTCAAAGGCGAGATTTTTGTAGCTTAAGTTGCGCCAGTTGTTCAGCATGATTTCGGAAACTTGTGGATAGGTTTCAGGCATCATTAAGCCGCCGTCTGGTGCTAACCCCATGAGTAGGGCTTGGCTGAAGGTTTTGGGTTCGGTTTGTCCGCGTGTGCTGATGAAGTTCATGGGGTTGTCTTTCTGAAATGGGTTTGAAAATACAGCCTGAAAAGTTTTCAGGCTGCGTGTGGTTTATTTTGTGAACAATTTTTTGTAGCAAGCAGTTACGGTTTTGGTGGTTACGTCTGTGGCTACTTTCACGCGACCTGTCTCAGTCAGCAATTGTGGCAAGTCGGCGGCGGTAATTTGATTAGGTGCTTCTTCGCTCACGCAACCGCAAATTTTGTTTTCCCACTCTGTTTGTTGCGCTTGGCTCATGGCTAGAGCTGCTAAACGCCATTCTGAACGACCTTGCAATTCTGTAGTGCATTTGTTTTGCACGTACATTTGTACGGCTGATTTGCCTAAGCTACTGGCACTCAAGCCGCCCGTGCTACTTGTGTCTGATGTGCCGCTGGCGCATGCTGACAATAAAATGGCTGTGATTAGGGTTGTTGCGATTTTTTTCATGTTTTGATTTCCTGTGTTAAAAAATGGAAATTTTCAGGCTGCCTGAATGGTATGAAGTATATCAAGAATTTCCAAAGGTTTGTTTGCGACAAAATCATATCCCCATGTTTCGGGTTTATCGTCTGCGCCAATATAGCCCCACGCGGCGAAAATGGTTTTCATGCCTGCGTTGCGACCTGCTTGTATGTCGCGCTCTGCGTCGCCAATGTAAATGCAGTTTTCAGGCTGCACTTGGGTTTGTTCGCAGGCGTATAACATAGGCTGGGTGCTGGGTTTGGCTTCGGCGCAAGTATCGCCGCTCACAATCACGGCTGGTGGCGTGATAAAGCCGAGTTTGGGGACAAGGCGGTTGGTGAAATTTTGATGTTTGTTGGTGATGATGCCCCATGCGATGTGTTGTTTTTGCAACTCTGCCAGCACGGTGTTGATTTCAGGAAACAGCACGGTTTCGTGGTCTAAGCATTGTTCGTATTCGGCAAGATAGGCTTGTTTCCATTGCTCAAAATCGGGGTGGCTTGGCGTGATATTTGCGCCAAGTTTGAGAAAGGCGGCTGAACCGTGGCTGGCGATGGGACGGATTTTTTCAATGGACTGTTCGGGAAGATTGTGTTTGCGCAATAAGTGGTTAAGTGCGCCGCCTAAGTCTAATGCGGTGTCGGCAAGTGTGCCGTCTAGGTCAAAAAAAATGGCTTGGATTTGGGGCATTATTATTCCTTGTAAGAGTTTTCAGGCTGCAAAATTGTAGCTTAATTCAAATACTAAACGCAGCCTGAAAACTCTTTTCAGGCTGCGTTTTTCAGACCGCGTTACTTTTCATTCTAATACACAATTTATTCTGCGTTAAGCACAAATTTTCAAAGTGTTGTAATTGTGTTTTGCATTTGATTTTTCTGAAAATTTGTTGGCAAAGTATGTTAAATTTAAATCTTTCAGGCTGCCTGAAAAAATTTCACATACGAAAGGGATAAACATGAAAATTACCAGTCAATGGTTAGAAAAACGCTGCTTTGTGGCGGCAAATGAACACGGCAACAGCATTGTGATGGACGGCACACCTGCCAGCGAAGGGCTGAAGCGTGGCGCGAGTCCGATGGAAGTTTTGCTGATGGGCGCGGCAGGTTGCTCTAGCATTGATGTGATTGGCGCGTTGCAAGAGCAACAGCAAGATGTGTTAGATTGCATCACAACGGTGGAAGGCGAACGCGCGGAAACATCGCCACGCTATTTCACTCAAATTCATTTGCATTTCAAGGTAGTAGGACGCAATTTGCAGCCTGAATTGGTGGCTAAAGCGGTGCAGGAATCGGCGGATAAATATTGTTCGGCTTGCGCAACTTTGGGCAAGGCGGCAAAAATGTCTTATAGCCATGAAATTGTAATAGGCTAATTAAAAGCAGCCTGAAAAGTAGTTCTACAAAATAATGAGGGTATCATCATGGCACTTTGGACAATTTGGTTAATCGCTGCGGCTTTGATTTTCACGGCGGAAATGTTTACGGGGACTGTATATCTTTTGGTGTTGGCTGGGGCTTTGGCTTGCTCTGGTGCGTTGATTTGGCTGCTGGATTTGGGTGTTTCAACGGCTTTGCTTTACACGGGTTTTTTGTCTTTGATGGGCATTTGCTTGGTGCAATTTGGGCGCGGTAGTCGATTGTCTAAACATGGTGATGATTTTGATGTGGGCGAATTGGTGCAGATTGAGCAGCCTTTGGGCAATGGTCGCTGGCGTGTGTTTTATCGCGGCACGACTTGGGAGGCGCGTCCTATTCGAGGCGAGGAGTTTCAAATGGGCGATTCTGCGCAAATTTGTGGGAAAGATGGCATTGTTTTGCTGATTAAAGCGGTTTGATTTTTTCAGGCTGCCTGAAATATTTTTTATTTTTTAAGGAGAGTTTTATGGGATTGTTGCCGTTAGTGATTTTGGTGGCTTTGGTGGTATTGGGTTTCAAATCGTTCAAAGTTGTGCCGCAACAAGAGGCACATATTGTAGAGCGTTTGGGGAAATTTCATCAAACGCTGAACCCTGGGTTGAATATTCTTGTGCCGTTTTTAGACCGCGTGGCGTATAAACATTCGCTGAAAGAAATTCCTTTGGACGTGCCAAGTCAGGTGTGTATCACGCGTGATAATACGCAATTAACGGTGGACGGGATTTTGTATTTTCAGGTAACTGACCCAAAACGTGCGTCTTATGGTTCAAGCAATTATATTTTGGCGATTACGCAGTTGGCACAGACTACTTTGCGCTCTGTGATTGGTCGCATGGAATTGGACAAAACTTTTGAGGAACGCGATGATATTAACCGCACGGTGGTGGCTTCTTTGGACGAGGCGGCGGTTTCCTGGGGCGTTAAAGTGTTGCGTTACGAAATTAAAGACTTAGTGCCGCCACAAGAAATTTTGCGTTCTATGCAGGCGCAAATCACAGCAGAACGTGAAAAACGGGCGCGTATCGCTCAATCTGAGGGTTTGAAAATTGAGCAAATCAATTTGGCTTCGGGTGAACGTGAGTCTGAAATTAAAAAATCTGAGGGTGAAGCGCAAGCGGCTATCAATGCGTCTAAAGGTGAAAAAATCGCGCAAATTAATCGCGCGGAGGGTGAAGCTGAGGCAATGCGTTTGGTGGCTCAAGCCAGTGCGGACGCGATTAAAATTGTGGCGGCTGCGATTCAATCGCCAGGTGGCAATGAAGCGGTGAAATTGAAAGTGGCTGAGCAATATGTGGAAGCGTTTAGCAAATTAGCCAAAGAAAACAATACGATGATTATGCCTGCGAATGTGGCAGATGTGGGAAGTTTGGTCGCGGCTGGTATGAGTATTGTGAATCAGACTAAGCAGTCTTAAACAAATGAAAAAGCAGCCTGAAAAATTATTTTCAGGCTGCTTTTTTTATAGTTAGTTTAAATCTTGTTTAATCAACTAAATTAGATTTTTTTACCGCTTACAGTAGCTACTGCCAAGTTGCTGTTGCGTTTCAATGCAACGCTTTGAACGCCTTCTGGGTAAGTCAAATCAGACAAGTGCAAGATGTCGCCAGCTACCACTTTTTCACAATCCAATTCCAAACCAGCAGGGATTTGTTTAGGATTAACGATTGCATCAACCACTGTTACCAACAATGATACGCGACCGCTTTGCAATTTAACTGCGCGAGATTTTTCTGCATTTACAACGTGCACAGGCAATTTCATGCGTACAGGTTGGTTTACATCAATTGCTTGGAAATCGATGTGCGTTACTTGGCGTTTAACTGGGTGCATTTGGTAATCACGAACGATAACGTCTTGTTCTTTACCATCAATGCTCAATTTCAACACTTGAGTGAAGAATGCTTCTTTTTGCAAAGCGAAGTACATTTCTTTGTGGTCTACTGTAATCGCTTTAGTTTCGCCCAAACCGTAAACAACGGCTGGCACTTTGCTGTCATGACGCAGGCGGCGGCTCGCACCAGTACCTTGCTCTGAACGGATAGTTGCTTGAATAACTGTCATGTTAATTCCTTAAAGGGTTAGTTAAAAAAATGTCGCCACCAAGCTGCGACCAACTCTGCGACAAAGCAACAAACTGCCTGAAAACATTTTCAGGCAGCCTGAAATTTATGAACCGCGCATTATACTACAGAAATAATGGATTAGATTGCATTAAATCTTCATTAAATAGATAAGACACTGATTCTTCGTTAGAAATACGGCGAATTGTTTCTGCTAACAATCCTGCAATTGACACTTGGCGAATTTTTGGACTGGCTTTTGCAGCGTCTGATAACGGAATAGTGTCCGTAATCACCACTTGGTCAATATCAGAAGTATTCAAACGTTCAACTGCACCGCCTGAGAATACTGGGTGTGTAGCATAAGCCAACACGCGTTCTGCACCACGCTCTTTCAATGCTGAAGCTGCTTTGCACAAAGTGTTTGCCGTATCAATCATATCATCCACCAGCAAGCATGTTTTGCCGCTCACATCACCGATGATATTCATCACTTCTGCAACATTGGCTTTGGGACGACGTTTATCAATAATCGCCAAATCTGTATCCAACATTTTAGCAACCGCACGCGCACGCACCACGCCGCCAATATCAGGACTAACCACCAGCAAGTTATCAATGCGTTGAGCCATGATGTCTTGCGTTAAAGTTGGCGTTGCGTAAATATTATCCACAGGGATATTAAAGAAACCTTGAATTTGGTCGGCATGCAAGTCCACAGTCAAAACGCGGTCAATACCGCCTGCTTCTAACATATTGGCAACCAATCGCGCTGAAATCGGCACACGCGCTGAACGTGGACGACGGTCTTGGCGAGCATAACCAAAATAAGGAATGGCAGCGGTAATACGCCCTGCTGATGCACGACGTAACGCATCTGCCATCGTTAAGATTTCCATCAGGTTATCGTTTGTTGGTGCGCAAGTCGGTTGCAAGATGAATACATCGCGACCGCGCACATTTTCCAACAATTCAACAGCGATTTCGCCATCGGAGAATTTTTTTACAGAAGCATTGCCTAGAGTGGTATCTAAGTGTTTTGCCACTCTTGCAGCCATTTCTGGGTTGGCGTTGCCTGTGAACACCATTAAGCTATCGTTAGCCATTTCTTCGTCACCTGAGTGTTTGATTGGGTTTTTAGGATTGGGGAACATTGGTTTCCCTTTCACAACAAATGTTACACACAGAAACCTTTGTAAAACTTCAGATTTGAGCAGTTTTCAAAGCTATAGCAGCGCAAAAAGCGACTACATACATCAAGTACGTTGAGCTTTTGAGCAGCGCGTGGCAAAGAAAAATGCTAAAGATGAAGATTTTTCAAAGGTTTCATACCCTTTTTTTGGGCAGCCGATATTATACGCGATTGTGTGATTGCATTGAAGTAGGAACGATTTGATATTTTCAGGCAGCCTGAAAAAAGAATAAGCGCGTATGAAAAAACATACACGCTTGAATCTGGCTGGGGTGGAAGGATTCGAACCTTCGCATGCTGGAATCAAAATCCAGTGTCTTAACCGCTTGACGACACCCCAATAAGAAAGACGACACCCCAATAAGAAAGGGCTTTGGCTGGGGAGGAAGGATTCGAACCTTCGCATGCTGGAATCAAAATCCAGTGTCTTAACCGCTTGACGACTCCCCAACTTGTTTTCACAAAATTAGTGAAGCGCGAATTATGCTGTTTTTGTTACTTTGCGTCAAGCTTTTTTCTTGAATATTAATTTATCTATTTGATAATAATGGATATAAAGGGTGTTTATCAATCGCTTGCACACACCAGCTTTGTAAACTTTCAGACAACATTTTTTGAATTTCCTGCGTTTGTTCAACGGATTCACAAGGTAAGAACAAACACGCACCCGAACCCGTCATTCTCGGCTCACCATGTTTTGCCAATTCCGCAAACGCAGCCTGAACCTTCGGATAATCTTGTAGAACAACGGCTTGCATATCATTTCGCAAAGGCTGTAAGTTTACCCAAGTAGGATTGGGATTGCTTAGGCTATTTCGTGGCAAATCAGGGTGCGCGAAAATTTTTGGCGTGGCAACATGTGCTTCTGGGCGAACTAAAACATAATGCTGCGCTGGCACATCAATTGCTTGTAATTGCTCCCCCACTCCACGCGCAAACGCAGTCTGCCCGAAGATAAAAAAGGGAACATCTGCGCCCAACGTTACGCCAATGTCAATCAACTGTTGCTGATTCAATCCGCAGCCCCACAAATGATTCAATACCAGCAAAACCGTTGCCGCGTTGGAACTACCTCCGCCCAATCCGCCCCCCATCGGAATGCGTTTTTCAATCCAAATATCCGCACCTTTCAGGCTGCCTGAAAAGTGTTGCAATAATGTTGCAGCGCGAACCGTTAAATCTTGCTCGGTTGGTACGCCAACTGTGGGCGTGTGCAACACAATTTGCGTGTCGTTGCGCGGCTGAATTTTTAGCGTATCGTATAAATCAATCAGCGTGAAAATGCTTTCTAACGCGTGATAACCGTTGGGTAATTTACCGATAATGCGCAAATCTAAATTTAATTTTGCTGGGGATAAATAGATATTTTCAGGCTGCATGATAGATTAAGGGATAATAAAATTTCATAGTATCTTAAATTTATTTCGATACGCAAAATCAAGATAAAGTTTTTTATAAATTTCTATTTATAATGAAAAAAATAGGATAAAATATCCACTTTATCGATTAATATTCGTTGAAAAGTTAATATTTATACCAAGCTGCTGCCATCTTCCAAATATAAGGCAATATTTCTTTCAGGCTGCTTGTTAAGAGCAACATATTTTCTTTCACACAACACAAAGAGGTTTTATTCGTGAAAAAAACGGCTTTATTCGTTTCTTGCTTATTGGCATTGACTGCTTGTGGCGACAACACACAATCTTCAAACAATGCTGCACCTGCTGCAGACAAACCAGCTGCTTCTGCACCTGCTGCCACAGCTTCAACACCAACAGCTAACGCAGAAACCTTAATCGTAGGTACAGACGCAACCTTCCCACCATTTGATTTCAAAGACAACAATGGTCAAATCGTTGGTTTCGATATAGACATCTTGACTGCAATTGCCAAACAACAAGGTCTCTCAGTTACTTTCATTTCTGCGCCACGCTCTGATTTGTTCACCAACTTAAACGCAGATGCGTACCACATTTTGGCGGCGTGTTTGGGCATCAATCCAGACCGCTTGTCTAAATCAGAAATGTCAGACCCTTATATTTTCTCACCAAACGTGATTATGGGTAAAGAAGATGGTGCAAAAGCACAAGTTTTAACTGACTTAGTCGGCAAAAAAGTAGCCATTCAGGCTGGTTCATACAGCACAGAAGCTCTGAAGAAAGCACAAGTAACCGATGTTAAAGAAGAGAAAACAGCTTTTGCTGCTTACTCTGATTTATTGCGTGGCAACGTGGATTACATCGTAGGCGATGCGGGTGTATTGTCTTACCACCACGCAGAAAACAAAGAAGCAGGCAAACCTAAATTATATACTTCTATCTACGACAAAACTGAAGACGCTCGCGTAGGTTTTGCAGTGAAAAAAGGCAATGTTGAATTGCAGAAAAAACTGAACAATGGTTTGAAAGCCATTAAAGAAGACGGCACTTACGACAAAATCTATGCAAAATGGTTCGGCGATAACGATTCATTGCGCGTGAAACAATAAACCACTCAAGCCCCTGAATAAGGGGCTTTTCTATTTTCAGGCTGCATTTTATTAGAACGCAGCCTGAAAACCCGTTTTGCATTAAAATATCCCCTTTTCTCAAAAGCCCACAATGTCCTCCCCGTTCAATCCCCCACCACACAAATTTCTCCCCCTCTTGCTCGCCTTCGCCATTTTCATGCAACTGCTGGACGCAACCATTTTAAACACCGCGCTCACCAGCATGGCAAAAGACTTACACGAATCCCCTTTGCAAATGCAATCAGCAGTCGTGTCTTACTCGCTGACTTTAGCGTTACTCATGCCATTAAGCGGCTGGCTTTGCGACCGCTTCGGCATTCGTCAAGTTTTCTTTGCCGCCATGCTAATATTCGTAACAGGCTCAGCACTTTGCGCTGCTGCCCCCACCCTACCCTTATTGGTTGTCGCACGTGTGGTTCAAGGCATTGGCGGCGCAATGATGACCCCCATTCCGCGCCTCGTTATGGTTCGCGCTTACGACAAAAGCCAATTGATTAGCATGATGAATTATGTCGTGATGCCCGCCTTGGTTGGACCAATTATTGGTCCAATTATCGGCGGTTATTTGGTGGACTACGCTTCATGGCATTGGATTTTTTTGATTAACATTCCGTTTGGTTTGATTGCCGCCGCGTTCACATTAAAAATCATGCCCAATTTTCCGTTAGTTACAGAAAGAAAACCGTTTGATTTGCTGGGATTTTTGTTATTTGGCTGCAGCGTGGTGGGGCTAAGTTTGGCAGTAGAACTGGCGCAACATCCACAATCAGGTTGGTTAGCATTATCCACAGGGATTTTAGCGATTTTGGCGTTGGCTGGTTACGGCTGGCACGCGCATTTATCTGATAAACCCTTGTATGAAAAAGATTTGCTTGATGTGCGTACTTACCGACTGGGTTTAATGGGCAACCTAGTCAGCCGCT
This window contains:
- a CDS encoding FixH family protein, producing MTDNNAPWFKQPIFWMLMTGPIIVVIAGFVTFWIAQNGHDDMVTDDYYKEGKYINMQIERDVEASKRHITAQVLFNDDGSAAKVFVSGDFDRTQPLNLLMQHPAQKALDQIVRLKAANSPTSGDKAEYLAVLKPLGKAIHWYVRVEDEAGKWRVEKKWLPSQGAAVNLEPEQRTSTDSVAK
- the ccoG gene encoding cytochrome c oxidase accessory protein CcoG: MSKTEQKKPVKEQTIQLYQGAKRIHPKMAKGRFANARVLMIAATQLFFFGMPWINWNNRQAVLFSLEDVHFYIFGMVLEAADLLYLTGLLIVSAFGLFWWTTIAGRLWCGYSCPQTVYTEVMLWIDHLVEGDRNKRLKLDKEPWNARKIRIKALKYLLIFVVSAWTGITFAGWFTPIREFVPAIFNGTAGSVALGTAAFYGFVTWLFGHIMREQVCLHMCPYARFQSAMFDHDTLIISYDTERGEPRGARKKNAERGENNMGDCINCTACVQVCPTGIDIRDGLQYQCIGCAACIDACDEIMDKMGYPRGLIRYTTEAVLKHEYEDKDIKKRLTRPKVVWYGGFLAIAVIGLFTGIATRQTIQIDVIKDRGVMVRENKQGLLENAYNLSISNASDKVQVVTASVAGFEDIAVTGLPEGGVVLKAGEIITVPVQVVTQPEYADKGSHPIVFTFKYRIQGQPESEAREITEKSIFIGE
- the thrC gene encoding threonine synthase, with amino-acid sequence MNFISTRGQTEPKTFSQALLMGLAPDGGLMMPETYPQVSEIMLNNWRNLSYKNLAFEIISLFATDIPAQDLHDILARTYIEETFGTSEITPVRSLKDGIKIEALSNGPTLAFKDMAMQFLGNMFEYVLAKENKTLNILGATSGDTGSAAEYALRGKKGVNIFMLSPDGKMSDFQRAQMYSLQDENIINIAVRGMFDDCQDIVKAVQNDAEFKAKYHISTVNSINWGRIVAQVVYYFAGYFRATKNNSERVSFCVPSGNFGNICAGHIAKQMGLPIDRLIVATNENNVLDEFFKTGQYSPRDTAHTYVTSSPSMDISKASNFERFVFDLMARDSAKVQDLWTQVAQGNGFNLKDQLPEIREKYGFVSGSSTHADRLAIIKSVYETDGELLDPHTADGVKVARELRQTAETIVCLETALAAKFDKTIHEAVGEVNIPRPEKLNGLEDLPQRVQVIDANADIVKNIIREKLA
- a CDS encoding HAD family hydrolase, whose product is MPQIQAIFFDLDGTLADTALDLGGALNHLLRKHNLPEQSIEKIRPIASHGSAAFLKLGANITPSHPDFEQWKQAYLAEYEQCLDHETVLFPEINTVLAELQKQHIAWGIITNKHQNFTNRLVPKLGFITPPAVIVSGDTCAEAKPSTQPMLYACEQTQVQPENCIYIGDAERDIQAGRNAGMKTIFAAWGYIGADDKPETWGYDFVANKPLEILDILHTIQAA
- a CDS encoding OsmC family protein, whose translation is MKITSQWLEKRCFVAANEHGNSIVMDGTPASEGLKRGASPMEVLLMGAAGCSSIDVIGALQEQQQDVLDCITTVEGERAETSPRYFTQIHLHFKVVGRNLQPELVAKAVQESADKYCSACATLGKAAKMSYSHEIVIG
- a CDS encoding NfeD family protein, with the protein product MALWTIWLIAAALIFTAEMFTGTVYLLVLAGALACSGALIWLLDLGVSTALLYTGFLSLMGICLVQFGRGSRLSKHGDDFDVGELVQIEQPLGNGRWRVFYRGTTWEARPIRGEEFQMGDSAQICGKDGIVLLIKAV
- a CDS encoding SPFH domain-containing protein gives rise to the protein MGLLPLVILVALVVLGFKSFKVVPQQEAHIVERLGKFHQTLNPGLNILVPFLDRVAYKHSLKEIPLDVPSQVCITRDNTQLTVDGILYFQVTDPKRASYGSSNYILAITQLAQTTLRSVIGRMELDKTFEERDDINRTVVASLDEAAVSWGVKVLRYEIKDLVPPQEILRSMQAQITAEREKRARIAQSEGLKIEQINLASGERESEIKKSEGEAQAAINASKGEKIAQINRAEGEAEAMRLVAQASADAIKIVAAAIQSPGGNEAVKLKVAEQYVEAFSKLAKENNTMIMPANVADVGSLVAAGMSIVNQTKQS
- a CDS encoding 50S ribosomal protein L25/general stress protein Ctc, whose translation is MTVIQATIRSEQGTGASRRLRHDSKVPAVVYGLGETKAITVDHKEMYFALQKEAFFTQVLKLSIDGKEQDVIVRDYQMHPVKRQVTHIDFQAIDVNQPVRMKLPVHVVNAEKSRAVKLQSGRVSLLVTVVDAIVNPKQIPAGLELDCEKVVAGDILHLSDLTYPEGVQSVALKRNSNLAVATVSGKKI
- a CDS encoding ribose-phosphate pyrophosphokinase — its product is MANDSLMVFTGNANPEMAARVAKHLDTTLGNASVKKFSDGEIAVELLENVRGRDVFILQPTCAPTNDNLMEILTMADALRRASAGRITAAIPYFGYARQDRRPRSARVPISARLVANMLEAGGIDRVLTVDLHADQIQGFFNIPVDNIYATPTLTQDIMAQRIDNLLVVSPDIGGVVRARAVAKMLDTDLAIIDKRRPKANVAEVMNIIGDVSGKTCLLVDDMIDTANTLCKAASALKERGAERVLAYATHPVFSGGAVERLNTSDIDQVVITDTIPLSDAAKASPKIRQVSIAGLLAETIRRISNEESVSYLFNEDLMQSNPLFL
- the ispE gene encoding 4-(cytidine 5'-diphospho)-2-C-methyl-D-erythritol kinase is translated as MQPENIYLSPAKLNLDLRIIGKLPNGYHALESIFTLIDLYDTLKIQPRNDTQIVLHTPTVGVPTEQDLTVRAATLLQHFSGSLKGADIWIEKRIPMGGGLGGGSSNAATVLLVLNHLWGCGLNQQQLIDIGVTLGADVPFFIFGQTAFARGVGEQLQAIDVPAQHYVLVRPEAHVATPKIFAHPDLPRNSLSNPNPTWVNLQPLRNDMQAVVLQDYPKVQAAFAELAKHGEPRMTGSGACLFLPCESVEQTQEIQKMLSESLQSWCVQAIDKHPLYPLLSNR